The proteins below are encoded in one region of Gadus macrocephalus chromosome 14, ASM3116895v1:
- the LOC132472157 gene encoding troponin I, fast skeletal muscle-like isoform X2: MDFLQSKMSEKKVSSSRKSKLKIGQSMLEQESLEVERRKISYMEEKCPPLNFPQSMLELQELCEKLHNQIDLVDEERYDAAGKVSKSRMEIDDLKMVVQDLNGRFKKPALRRVRMSAEAMVAALLGSKHKVSMDLRGNLQQVKREVKEEEKHTGDWRKNIEDKSGMDGRKKMFETEA, from the exons ATGGACTTTCTTCAGAGCAAGATGTCGGA GAAGAAGGTGTCCAGCAGCCGGAAAAGCAAACTGAAG ATTGGCCAGTCCATGCTGGAACAGGAATCCCTCGAGGTGGAGAGAAGGAAAATAAgttacatggaggagaagtgccCTCCTCTCAACTTCCCTCAGTCTATGCTGGAGCTCCAG GAGCTCTGTGAGAAGCTTCACAATCAGATCGACCTGGTGGACGAAGAGCGGTATGACGCGGCGGGAAAAGTTTCAAAGTCAAGGATGGAG ATTGATGACCTGAAGATGGTGGTGCAGGATCTGAACGGCAGGTTTAAGAAGCCTGCTCTGAGGAGGGTGAGGATGTCTGCCGAGGCCATGGTGGCCGCCCTCCTGGGATCCAAACACAAAGTGTCCATGGACCTCAGGGGTAACCTCCAACAGGTTAAGAGGGAGGTCAAAGAGGAG GAGAAACACACTGGAGACTGGCGAAAGAATATCGAAGACAAGTCTGGCATGGATGGAAGGAAGAAGATGTTTGAGACAGAGGCCTAA
- the LOC132472157 gene encoding troponin I, fast skeletal muscle-like isoform X1: protein MDFLQSKMSEKKVSSSRKSKLKSLLLQIGQSMLEQESLEVERRKISYMEEKCPPLNFPQSMLELQELCEKLHNQIDLVDEERYDAAGKVSKSRMEIDDLKMVVQDLNGRFKKPALRRVRMSAEAMVAALLGSKHKVSMDLRGNLQQVKREVKEEEKHTGDWRKNIEDKSGMDGRKKMFETEA, encoded by the exons ATGGACTTTCTTCAGAGCAAGATGTCGGA GAAGAAGGTGTCCAGCAGCCGGAAAAGCAAACTGAAG AGCTTGTTGCTTCAGATTGGCCAGTCCATGCTGGAACAGGAATCCCTCGAGGTGGAGAGAAGGAAAATAAgttacatggaggagaagtgccCTCCTCTCAACTTCCCTCAGTCTATGCTGGAGCTCCAG GAGCTCTGTGAGAAGCTTCACAATCAGATCGACCTGGTGGACGAAGAGCGGTATGACGCGGCGGGAAAAGTTTCAAAGTCAAGGATGGAG ATTGATGACCTGAAGATGGTGGTGCAGGATCTGAACGGCAGGTTTAAGAAGCCTGCTCTGAGGAGGGTGAGGATGTCTGCCGAGGCCATGGTGGCCGCCCTCCTGGGATCCAAACACAAAGTGTCCATGGACCTCAGGGGTAACCTCCAACAGGTTAAGAGGGAGGTCAAAGAGGAG GAGAAACACACTGGAGACTGGCGAAAGAATATCGAAGACAAGTCTGGCATGGATGGAAGGAAGAAGATGTTTGAGACAGAGGCCTAA
- the LOC132472158 gene encoding Golgi apparatus protein 1-like isoform X2, which produces MAAYRRAQQLLLLTLVSFCIFCNVRGFKTQNNAMANVPVDPPNPPGMKAAPRDVPVAAASQPRRTTGWKLAEEEACREDLSRLCPKHTWTNNLAVLECLQDRKEEMELAADCNHLLWNYKLNLTMDPKFESVATEVCRSTLSEIKECNEEERGKGFLVSCLVDHRTNISEYQCNQYITKMTSIIFSDYRLICGFMDRCKEDINSMHCGSVNVGQKDVHSQGKVIGCLEKALVREAEQEVQTNPIKEDCKKAIMRVAELSSDDFHLDRYLYFSCRDDRERFCENTQAGEGKVYKCLFNHKFEEAMSEKCRDALTTRQKLIAQDYRVSYSLAKACKADLRKQHCNLENNLPRAREARLSYLLLCLESAVHRGRMVSGECQGEMLDYRRMLMEDFSLSPEIVLHCRGEIETHCSGLHRKGRTLHCLMKVGRGDRSATVENLCQNALQSLVQSADPGADYRIDRALNEACESVIQTACKHIRSGDPMILSCLMEHLYTEKMVGDCEHRLLELQYFISRDWKLDPILYLKCEGDAARLCHTRGWNETSELMPPGAVFSCLYRHAYRTEEQGRRLSRDCKVEVQRILHQRALDVKLEPELQRRCMTDLGKWCSEKTDTGQELECLQDHLEDLMPACREVVGNLTELESEDIQIDALLIRACEPIIQAHCHDVADNQVDTGDLMECLVQNKHQKEMNEKCAVGVTHFQLVQMKDFHFSYKFKMACKEDVLKLCPNIKKKVDVVICLSTTVKNDTLQEAKEQRVALKCRKQLRVEELEMSEDIRLEPELYDSCKNDISHLCSNVAFGNAQMIECLKENKKQLTPRCHQRVFRLQEVEMSDPELDYQLMRVCKQMIKRFCTEADARNVLQCLKQNKNSELMDPKCKQMITKRQITQNTDYRLNPVLRKACRADIPKFCQPVLNKASDDTELEGRVISCLKLKYADQRLSPDCEDQIRVILQESALDYRLDPQLQMHCTDEISRLCAEEAAAQEQTGQVEECLKVNLLKIRQDACKKEVLNILKESKADIFVDPVLHTACALDLKHHCAAITPGRGRQMSCLMEALQDKRVRLQPECKKRLQDRIDMWSYAAKVAPAEGFSDLAMQVMTSPSKNYILFMIAASVCVLFLVGLLCGRITKRVTRELKDR; this is translated from the exons ATGGCGGCGTACAGACGTGCTCAGCAGCTCCTGTTGTTGACGCTCGTTTCATTTTGCATCTTTTGCAACGTTCGAGGttttaaaacacaaaataatgcTATGGCTAACGTCCCCGTGGACCCACCCAACCCTCCCGGAATGAAAGCAGCGCCGAGGGATGTCCCTGTCGCTGCGGCCTCCCAGCCTCGAAGGACGACCGGCTGGAAGCTGGCCGAAGAGGAGGCCTGCCGGGAGGACTTGTCCCGCCTGTGTCCCAAGCACACCTGGACCAACAACCTGGCTGTGCTGGAGTGTCTCCAGGATCGTAAAGAG GAAATGGAGCTAGCCGCAGACTGTAACCAT CTTCTGTGGAACTACAAACTCAATCTCACCATGGATCCCAAGTTTGAGTCGGTGGCCACGGAGGTGTGCCGGAGCACCCtctcagag ATCAAAGAGTGCAACGAGGAGGAGCGGGGGAAGGGCTTCCTGGTGTCCTGCTTGGTGGATCACCGGACCAACATCAGCGAGTACCAGTGCAACCAGTACATCACTAAGATGACCAGCATCATCTTCAGTGACTACCGCCTCATCTGTGGCTTCATGGACAGGTGCAAAGAGGACATCAACTCCATGCACTGCGGCAGTGTCAATGTAGGACAGAAG GACGTCCATTCCCAGGGCAAGGTGATCGGCTGCCTGGAGAAGGCCCTGGTCAGGGAGGCGGAGCAGGAGGTGCAGACCAACCCCATCAAGGAGGACTGTAAGAAGGCCATCATGCGGGTGGCAGAGCTGTCGTCGGACGATTTCCACCTGGACCGCTACCTCTACTTCTCCTGTCGAGACGACCGCGAGCGCTTCTGTGAGAAC ACCCAGGCCGGCGAAGGGAAAGTCTACAAGTGTCTCTTCAACCATAAGTTTGAGGAGGCTATGTCAGAGAAG TGCCGCGATGCGCTGACCACACGGCAGAAGCTGATCGCCCAGGACTACAGGGTCAGCTACTCGCTGGCCAAGGCCTGCAAGGCGGACCTGAGGAAGCAGCACTGCAACCTGGAGAACAACCTGCCACGGGCCCGCGAGGCTCGCCTCTCCTACCTGCTGCTGTGCCTAGAGTCCGCCGTGCACCGCG GGCGTATGGTGAGCGGAGAGTGCCAGGGAGAGATGCTGGACTACCGGAGGATGCTGATGGAGGACTTCTCCCTAAGCCCCGAGATCGTGCTCCACTGCCGGGGCGAGATCGAGACCCACTGCTCCGGGCTGCATCGCAAAGGGCGCACCCTCCACTGTCTCATGAAGGTGGGCCGGGGAGACCGGAGCGCCACCGTGGAGAACCTCTGCCAGAACGCT CTCCAGAGCCTGGTGCAGTCCGCCGACCCCGGAGCCGACTACCGCATCGACCGGGCCCTGAACGAGGCGTGTGAGTCGGTCATCCAGACCGCCTGCAAACACATCCGCAGCGGGGACCCTat gattcTGTCGTGTTTGATGGAACACCTCTACACAGAGAAAATGGTGGGTGACTGTGAGCACAGGCTTCTGGAGCTCCAGTACTTCATCTCAAGAGACTGGAA ACTGGACCCCATCCTGTATTTGAAGTGCGAGGGGGATGCGGCTCGCCTGTGCCACACGCGCGGCTGGAACGAGACCAGCGAGCTGATGCCCCCCGGCGCCGTCTTCTCCTGCCTCTACCGCCACGCCTACCGCACCGAGGAGCAAGGCAGACGG CTCTCTAGGGACTGCAAGGTGGAGGTGCAGCGGAttctccaccagagggcgctggaCGTGAAGCTGGAGCCGGAGCTCCAGAGGCGCTGCATGACGGACCTGGGGAAGTGGTGCAGTGAGAAGACCGACACCGGGCAG GAGCTGGAGTGTCTCCAGGACCACCTGGAGGATCTGATGCCTGCCTGCAGGGAGGTGGTGGGCAACCTGACCGAGCTAGAATCCGAG GACATCCAGATTGATGCTCTGTTAATCAGAGCCTGTGAGCCTATCATCCAAGCCCACTGTCAT GATGTTGCTGATAACCAGGTTGATACTGGCGACCTGATGGAGTGTCTGGTCCAGAATAAACACCAAAAGGAAATGAACGAAAAGTGTGCCGTGGGCGTCACCCACTTCCAATTG GTGCAGATGAAAGACTTTCACTTCTCCTACAAGTTCAAGATGGCCTGCAAAGAGGATGTCCTCAAGCTGTGCCCCAACATCAAGAAGAA ggtggaCGTGGTCATCTGCCTGAGCACCACGGTGAAGAACGACACCCTGCAGGAGGCCAAAGAGCAGCGCGTCGCCCTCAAGTGTCGCAAGCAGCTCCgcgtggaggagctggagatg TCTGAAGACATTCGTCTGGAGCCTGAGTTGTACGACTCCTGTAAGAATGACATCAGCCATCTCTGCTCCAATGTGGCCTTCGGGAACGCCCAG ATGATTGAGTGTCTGAAGGAGAACAAGAAGCAGCTGACGCCTCGGTGCCACCAGCGGGTCTTCCGGCTGCAGGAGGTGGAGATGAGCGACCCCGAGCTCGACTACCAACTCATGAGGGTGTGCAAGCAGATGATCAAG AGGTTCTGTACGGAGGCGGATGCCAGGAATGTTCTCCAGTGTCTGAAGCAGAATAAGAACAGCGAGCTGATGGACCCCAAGTGTAAACAGATGATCACCAAGAGACAGAtcacccagaacacag ACTACCGGCTGAACCCGGTGCTGCGGAAGGCGTGCCGCGCCGACATCCCCAAGTTCTGCCAGCCGGTGCTGAACAAGGCCAGCGACGACACGGAGCTGGAGGGACGGGTCATCAGCTGCCTCAAGCTGAAGTACGCCGACCAG aggcTGTCTCCTGACTGTGAGGACCAGATCAGAGTGATTCTCCAGGAGTCTGCCCTCGACTACAGACTGGACCCACAGCTCCAGATGCATTGCACAGACGAG ATCTCCAGGCTGTGTGCCGAGGAGGCGGCGGCCCAGGAGCAGACGGGGCAGGTGGAGGAATGTCTCAAGGTGAACCTGCTGAAGATCAGACAGGACGCCTGCAAGAAG GAGGTGCTGAACATCCTGAAGGAGAGCAAGGCGGACATCTTCGTGGACCCGGTGCTGCACACGGCGTGCGCCCTGGACCTCAAGCACCACTGTGCGGCCATCACCCCGGGCCGCGGACGAC AGATGAGTTGTCTAATGGAGGCGCTGCAGGACAAGAGGGTTCGATTGCAGCCCGAGTGCAAGAAGAGGCTGCAGGACCGCATCGACATGTGGAGCTATGCTGCAAAG gTGGCGCCAGCAGAGGGTTTCTCTGACCTGGCCATGCAGGTGATGACGTCACCCTCAAAGAACTACATCCTGTTCATGATCGCAGCTAGCGTGTGCGTTCTCTTCCTGGTAGGTCTGCTCTGCGGCCGCATCACCAAGCGTGTCACGCGAGAACTCAAGGACAGGTAG
- the LOC132472158 gene encoding Golgi apparatus protein 1-like isoform X1: MAAYRRAQQLLLLTLVSFCIFCNVRGFKTQNNAMANVPVDPPNPPGMKAAPRDVPVAAASQPRRTTGWKLAEEEACREDLSRLCPKHTWTNNLAVLECLQDRKEEMELAADCNHLLWNYKLNLTMDPKFESVATEVCRSTLSEIKECNEEERGKGFLVSCLVDHRTNISEYQCNQYITKMTSIIFSDYRLICGFMDRCKEDINSMHCGSVNVGQKDVHSQGKVIGCLEKALVREAEQEVQTNPIKEDCKKAIMRVAELSSDDFHLDRYLYFSCRDDRERFCENTQAGEGKVYKCLFNHKFEEAMSEKCRDALTTRQKLIAQDYRVSYSLAKACKADLRKQHCNLENNLPRAREARLSYLLLCLESAVHRGRMVSGECQGEMLDYRRMLMEDFSLSPEIVLHCRGEIETHCSGLHRKGRTLHCLMKVGRGDRSATVENLCQNALQSLVQSADPGADYRIDRALNEACESVIQTACKHIRSGDPMILSCLMEHLYTEKMVGDCEHRLLELQYFISRDWKLDPILYLKCEGDAARLCHTRGWNETSELMPPGAVFSCLYRHAYRTEEQGRRLGPENYLSRDCKVEVQRILHQRALDVKLEPELQRRCMTDLGKWCSEKTDTGQELECLQDHLEDLMPACREVVGNLTELESEDIQIDALLIRACEPIIQAHCHDVADNQVDTGDLMECLVQNKHQKEMNEKCAVGVTHFQLVQMKDFHFSYKFKMACKEDVLKLCPNIKKKVDVVICLSTTVKNDTLQEAKEQRVALKCRKQLRVEELEMSEDIRLEPELYDSCKNDISHLCSNVAFGNAQMIECLKENKKQLTPRCHQRVFRLQEVEMSDPELDYQLMRVCKQMIKRFCTEADARNVLQCLKQNKNSELMDPKCKQMITKRQITQNTDYRLNPVLRKACRADIPKFCQPVLNKASDDTELEGRVISCLKLKYADQRLSPDCEDQIRVILQESALDYRLDPQLQMHCTDEISRLCAEEAAAQEQTGQVEECLKVNLLKIRQDACKKEVLNILKESKADIFVDPVLHTACALDLKHHCAAITPGRGRQMSCLMEALQDKRVRLQPECKKRLQDRIDMWSYAAKVAPAEGFSDLAMQVMTSPSKNYILFMIAASVCVLFLVGLLCGRITKRVTRELKDR; this comes from the exons ATGGCGGCGTACAGACGTGCTCAGCAGCTCCTGTTGTTGACGCTCGTTTCATTTTGCATCTTTTGCAACGTTCGAGGttttaaaacacaaaataatgcTATGGCTAACGTCCCCGTGGACCCACCCAACCCTCCCGGAATGAAAGCAGCGCCGAGGGATGTCCCTGTCGCTGCGGCCTCCCAGCCTCGAAGGACGACCGGCTGGAAGCTGGCCGAAGAGGAGGCCTGCCGGGAGGACTTGTCCCGCCTGTGTCCCAAGCACACCTGGACCAACAACCTGGCTGTGCTGGAGTGTCTCCAGGATCGTAAAGAG GAAATGGAGCTAGCCGCAGACTGTAACCAT CTTCTGTGGAACTACAAACTCAATCTCACCATGGATCCCAAGTTTGAGTCGGTGGCCACGGAGGTGTGCCGGAGCACCCtctcagag ATCAAAGAGTGCAACGAGGAGGAGCGGGGGAAGGGCTTCCTGGTGTCCTGCTTGGTGGATCACCGGACCAACATCAGCGAGTACCAGTGCAACCAGTACATCACTAAGATGACCAGCATCATCTTCAGTGACTACCGCCTCATCTGTGGCTTCATGGACAGGTGCAAAGAGGACATCAACTCCATGCACTGCGGCAGTGTCAATGTAGGACAGAAG GACGTCCATTCCCAGGGCAAGGTGATCGGCTGCCTGGAGAAGGCCCTGGTCAGGGAGGCGGAGCAGGAGGTGCAGACCAACCCCATCAAGGAGGACTGTAAGAAGGCCATCATGCGGGTGGCAGAGCTGTCGTCGGACGATTTCCACCTGGACCGCTACCTCTACTTCTCCTGTCGAGACGACCGCGAGCGCTTCTGTGAGAAC ACCCAGGCCGGCGAAGGGAAAGTCTACAAGTGTCTCTTCAACCATAAGTTTGAGGAGGCTATGTCAGAGAAG TGCCGCGATGCGCTGACCACACGGCAGAAGCTGATCGCCCAGGACTACAGGGTCAGCTACTCGCTGGCCAAGGCCTGCAAGGCGGACCTGAGGAAGCAGCACTGCAACCTGGAGAACAACCTGCCACGGGCCCGCGAGGCTCGCCTCTCCTACCTGCTGCTGTGCCTAGAGTCCGCCGTGCACCGCG GGCGTATGGTGAGCGGAGAGTGCCAGGGAGAGATGCTGGACTACCGGAGGATGCTGATGGAGGACTTCTCCCTAAGCCCCGAGATCGTGCTCCACTGCCGGGGCGAGATCGAGACCCACTGCTCCGGGCTGCATCGCAAAGGGCGCACCCTCCACTGTCTCATGAAGGTGGGCCGGGGAGACCGGAGCGCCACCGTGGAGAACCTCTGCCAGAACGCT CTCCAGAGCCTGGTGCAGTCCGCCGACCCCGGAGCCGACTACCGCATCGACCGGGCCCTGAACGAGGCGTGTGAGTCGGTCATCCAGACCGCCTGCAAACACATCCGCAGCGGGGACCCTat gattcTGTCGTGTTTGATGGAACACCTCTACACAGAGAAAATGGTGGGTGACTGTGAGCACAGGCTTCTGGAGCTCCAGTACTTCATCTCAAGAGACTGGAA ACTGGACCCCATCCTGTATTTGAAGTGCGAGGGGGATGCGGCTCGCCTGTGCCACACGCGCGGCTGGAACGAGACCAGCGAGCTGATGCCCCCCGGCGCCGTCTTCTCCTGCCTCTACCGCCACGCCTACCGCACCGAGGAGCAAGGCAGACGG CTTGGTCCAGAAAACTAT CTCTCTAGGGACTGCAAGGTGGAGGTGCAGCGGAttctccaccagagggcgctggaCGTGAAGCTGGAGCCGGAGCTCCAGAGGCGCTGCATGACGGACCTGGGGAAGTGGTGCAGTGAGAAGACCGACACCGGGCAG GAGCTGGAGTGTCTCCAGGACCACCTGGAGGATCTGATGCCTGCCTGCAGGGAGGTGGTGGGCAACCTGACCGAGCTAGAATCCGAG GACATCCAGATTGATGCTCTGTTAATCAGAGCCTGTGAGCCTATCATCCAAGCCCACTGTCAT GATGTTGCTGATAACCAGGTTGATACTGGCGACCTGATGGAGTGTCTGGTCCAGAATAAACACCAAAAGGAAATGAACGAAAAGTGTGCCGTGGGCGTCACCCACTTCCAATTG GTGCAGATGAAAGACTTTCACTTCTCCTACAAGTTCAAGATGGCCTGCAAAGAGGATGTCCTCAAGCTGTGCCCCAACATCAAGAAGAA ggtggaCGTGGTCATCTGCCTGAGCACCACGGTGAAGAACGACACCCTGCAGGAGGCCAAAGAGCAGCGCGTCGCCCTCAAGTGTCGCAAGCAGCTCCgcgtggaggagctggagatg TCTGAAGACATTCGTCTGGAGCCTGAGTTGTACGACTCCTGTAAGAATGACATCAGCCATCTCTGCTCCAATGTGGCCTTCGGGAACGCCCAG ATGATTGAGTGTCTGAAGGAGAACAAGAAGCAGCTGACGCCTCGGTGCCACCAGCGGGTCTTCCGGCTGCAGGAGGTGGAGATGAGCGACCCCGAGCTCGACTACCAACTCATGAGGGTGTGCAAGCAGATGATCAAG AGGTTCTGTACGGAGGCGGATGCCAGGAATGTTCTCCAGTGTCTGAAGCAGAATAAGAACAGCGAGCTGATGGACCCCAAGTGTAAACAGATGATCACCAAGAGACAGAtcacccagaacacag ACTACCGGCTGAACCCGGTGCTGCGGAAGGCGTGCCGCGCCGACATCCCCAAGTTCTGCCAGCCGGTGCTGAACAAGGCCAGCGACGACACGGAGCTGGAGGGACGGGTCATCAGCTGCCTCAAGCTGAAGTACGCCGACCAG aggcTGTCTCCTGACTGTGAGGACCAGATCAGAGTGATTCTCCAGGAGTCTGCCCTCGACTACAGACTGGACCCACAGCTCCAGATGCATTGCACAGACGAG ATCTCCAGGCTGTGTGCCGAGGAGGCGGCGGCCCAGGAGCAGACGGGGCAGGTGGAGGAATGTCTCAAGGTGAACCTGCTGAAGATCAGACAGGACGCCTGCAAGAAG GAGGTGCTGAACATCCTGAAGGAGAGCAAGGCGGACATCTTCGTGGACCCGGTGCTGCACACGGCGTGCGCCCTGGACCTCAAGCACCACTGTGCGGCCATCACCCCGGGCCGCGGACGAC AGATGAGTTGTCTAATGGAGGCGCTGCAGGACAAGAGGGTTCGATTGCAGCCCGAGTGCAAGAAGAGGCTGCAGGACCGCATCGACATGTGGAGCTATGCTGCAAAG gTGGCGCCAGCAGAGGGTTTCTCTGACCTGGCCATGCAGGTGATGACGTCACCCTCAAAGAACTACATCCTGTTCATGATCGCAGCTAGCGTGTGCGTTCTCTTCCTGGTAGGTCTGCTCTGCGGCCGCATCACCAAGCGTGTCACGCGAGAACTCAAGGACAGGTAG